The Pseudomonas asiatica genome has a segment encoding these proteins:
- a CDS encoding aldo/keto reductase codes for MQRLTTRNGLDLPAIGLGTWPMTGSECTQAVRQALEVGYRHIDTATAYDNEAAVGQALRDSDVPREQIHLTTKVWWDRLAPKAMRQSLEDSLRALGTEQVDLFHIHWPGQDWDLARSIETLVALRDEGKARSIGVANFPLGLLRQVVETLGAPLSAIQVEYHVLLGQQPLLDYARRHDLLLTAYTPLARGQAAAQPVIQAIARKHGVLPSQVALKWLLDQDGVAVIPKAGSRENQLANLAASNVQLDDEDRAAIAGLPKDQRVVSPAFAPDWNS; via the coding sequence ATGCAAAGGCTCACCACCCGAAACGGCCTGGACCTGCCCGCGATCGGCCTGGGCACCTGGCCAATGACCGGCAGCGAGTGCACCCAGGCCGTGCGCCAGGCGCTTGAAGTGGGTTACCGGCACATCGACACCGCCACTGCCTATGACAACGAAGCCGCCGTCGGCCAGGCCCTGCGCGACAGCGATGTACCGCGCGAGCAGATTCACCTGACCACCAAGGTATGGTGGGATCGCCTGGCGCCCAAGGCCATGCGCCAGTCGCTGGAGGACAGCCTGCGCGCGCTGGGTACCGAGCAGGTCGACCTGTTCCACATCCACTGGCCCGGCCAGGACTGGGACCTGGCCCGCAGCATCGAAACCCTGGTGGCCCTGCGTGACGAGGGCAAGGCGCGCAGCATCGGCGTGGCCAACTTCCCGCTGGGGCTGCTGCGCCAGGTGGTGGAAACCCTGGGCGCGCCATTGTCGGCGATCCAGGTGGAATACCACGTGCTGCTCGGCCAGCAACCGCTGCTGGACTATGCCCGTCGCCACGACCTGCTGCTCACCGCCTACACCCCGCTGGCCCGTGGGCAGGCGGCGGCGCAGCCGGTGATCCAGGCGATCGCCCGCAAGCATGGCGTACTGCCCAGCCAGGTGGCGCTGAAGTGGTTGCTGGACCAGGACGGCGTGGCGGTGATCCCCAAGGCCGGCAGCCGCGAGAACCAGCTGGCCAACCTGGCGGCGTCGAACGTGCAACTGGATGACGAGGACCGCGCGGCGATCGCCGGGTTGCCGAAGGACCAGCGGGTGGTGAGCCCGGCGTTTGCGCCGGACTGGAACAGCTGA
- a CDS encoding putative bifunctional diguanylate cyclase/phosphodiesterase produces the protein MSLVASPDIMYRLLIQSVVDYAFYLLTPEGIVANWNPGAQRAKGYLAEEIVGQHYSLFYTDAERAAGLPALNLEQARSTGRFEETGSRLRKDGTTFHAHVVIDAVYDDAGQLVGFAKVTRDISEHHRQELELLQAKELAEQYSQEMAKLSQFLDSVIANIPASVIVQDLESQRILLANQQAERLFGGPQRSMTGQLPGECLAPGAAGYLEQQLARGARSTKGHAAETRVDTACGPRTLRSRTLLSQNREGQADYVLFVAEDATEELAAHAQIHHMAHHDALTGLPNRTLFNERLRQALVRDSEHAKLTAALCLDLDNFKNINDSLGHAFGDKLLRALGKRLRRELREHDTLARLGGDEFAVVLTGLEGREAACNTAQRLINAICPPFQIEGHQFTVGVSIGIAIAPDDSDQAEQLLGYADMALYEAKRNGRNRYECFNVELDVAARQRRLVETDLRTALHLGQLQLHYQPVVDQQTSSVTGYEALLRWEHPTRGMVMPMDFIPIAEETGLIHELGNRALNLACQEAASWDSEQTVSVNLSAVQFKNANLVHTVALALADSGLPPQRLELEVTESVLLGNSEENVRTLRALKDLGVSISLDDFGTGYSSLGYLRSFPFDRIKIDKSFVHDMCDSREAMSIIRAITDLSNSLMIKTTAEGVESEEQMRRLAAEGCSHFQGYLYGRPAPANERLKQVVTPI, from the coding sequence ATGTCGCTAGTCGCAAGCCCCGACATCATGTACCGGCTGTTGATCCAGAGTGTGGTGGACTATGCCTTCTACCTGCTCACCCCCGAAGGTATCGTCGCCAACTGGAACCCTGGCGCCCAGCGCGCCAAAGGCTACCTGGCCGAGGAAATCGTCGGCCAGCACTACTCGTTGTTCTACACCGATGCCGAGCGCGCCGCCGGGCTGCCCGCGCTCAACCTTGAGCAGGCGCGCAGCACCGGGCGCTTTGAAGAGACCGGTTCGCGCCTGCGCAAGGACGGCACGACCTTCCATGCCCATGTGGTGATCGACGCGGTGTACGACGATGCCGGGCAACTGGTGGGCTTCGCCAAGGTCACCCGCGACATTTCCGAGCACCACCGGCAAGAGCTGGAACTGCTGCAGGCCAAGGAACTGGCCGAGCAGTACAGCCAGGAAATGGCCAAACTGTCGCAGTTCCTTGATTCGGTGATTGCCAACATCCCCGCCAGCGTCATTGTCCAGGACCTGGAAAGCCAGCGCATCCTGCTGGCCAACCAGCAGGCCGAGCGCCTGTTCGGCGGGCCGCAGCGCAGCATGACCGGGCAGTTGCCCGGCGAATGCCTGGCACCGGGTGCTGCCGGTTACCTGGAACAGCAACTGGCCCGTGGCGCCCGCAGCACCAAGGGGCATGCCGCCGAAACCCGGGTCGACACGGCCTGCGGCCCACGCACCCTGCGCAGCCGCACCTTGCTCAGCCAGAACCGTGAAGGCCAGGCCGACTACGTGCTGTTCGTTGCCGAAGACGCCACCGAAGAGCTGGCCGCCCACGCGCAGATCCACCACATGGCGCACCACGATGCGCTGACCGGGCTGCCCAACCGCACCCTGTTCAACGAACGCCTGCGCCAGGCGCTGGTGCGTGACAGCGAGCACGCCAAGCTGACCGCCGCCCTGTGCCTGGACCTGGACAACTTCAAGAACATCAACGATTCGCTGGGCCACGCCTTTGGCGACAAGCTGCTGCGCGCGCTGGGCAAGCGCCTGCGGCGCGAACTGCGCGAACACGACACCCTGGCCCGCCTGGGCGGCGACGAGTTTGCCGTGGTGCTGACCGGCCTGGAGGGCCGGGAGGCCGCATGCAACACTGCGCAGCGCCTGATCAACGCGATCTGCCCACCGTTCCAGATCGAGGGGCACCAGTTCACGGTGGGGGTGAGCATCGGTATTGCCATTGCGCCTGATGACAGCGACCAGGCCGAGCAACTGCTGGGCTACGCCGACATGGCGCTGTACGAGGCCAAGCGCAATGGCCGCAACCGCTACGAGTGCTTCAACGTCGAACTGGACGTCGCCGCCCGCCAGCGCCGCCTGGTGGAAACCGACCTGCGCACCGCGCTGCACCTGGGCCAGTTGCAGCTGCACTACCAGCCGGTGGTCGACCAGCAGACCAGCAGCGTTACCGGCTATGAGGCGTTGCTGCGCTGGGAGCACCCGACCCGTGGCATGGTCATGCCCATGGACTTCATCCCCATCGCCGAGGAAACCGGGCTGATCCACGAACTGGGCAACCGGGCGCTGAACCTGGCCTGCCAGGAGGCGGCCAGCTGGGACAGTGAGCAGACGGTGTCGGTCAACCTGTCGGCGGTGCAGTTCAAGAATGCCAACCTGGTGCACACCGTGGCCCTGGCGCTGGCCGACTCAGGCCTGCCGCCACAGCGGCTGGAGCTGGAGGTCACCGAGTCGGTGCTGTTGGGCAACAGCGAGGAGAACGTGCGTACCCTGCGTGCACTGAAGGACCTGGGCGTGTCCATTTCGCTGGACGATTTCGGCACCGGGTATTCCTCGCTGGGCTACCTGCGTTCGTTCCCGTTCGACCGGATCAAGATCGACAAGTCGTTCGTGCATGACATGTGCGACAGTCGCGAGGCGATGTCGATCATCCGCGCCATTACCGACCTGTCCAACAGCCTGATGATCAAGACCACGGCCGAGGGGGTTGAGTCGGAAGAGCAGATGCGCCGGTTGGCGGCGGAGGGGTGCTCGCACTTCCAGGGTTACCTGTACGGGCGACCGGCACCGGCGAACGAGCGGTTGAAGCAGGTCGTGACGCCAATATAA
- a CDS encoding GNAT family N-acetyltransferase — translation MLPIELLATTADQAPLIRNLYQFYAYESSDWEQEDVEVDGRFYIHDEHLQRYWQADGWGAYLVLADGFIAGFVLVERSELPGIDAFELADLFILKKYRRQGIGRAVALQLLGGEGDWLMRCYAQDMPAVAFCDAVLAELSRPAQPIALDDEPGLLNFLVTGARH, via the coding sequence ATGCTGCCCATCGAACTGCTGGCAACCACTGCCGACCAGGCCCCGCTGATTCGCAACCTCTACCAGTTCTACGCCTACGAGTCCTCGGACTGGGAGCAGGAAGACGTCGAAGTGGACGGCCGCTTCTATATCCATGACGAGCACCTGCAACGTTACTGGCAGGCCGATGGTTGGGGCGCGTACCTGGTGCTGGCAGATGGTTTCATCGCCGGTTTCGTGCTGGTCGAACGCAGCGAGCTGCCGGGCATCGACGCGTTCGAACTGGCCGACCTGTTCATCCTGAAAAAGTACCGCCGACAGGGCATCGGCCGGGCGGTGGCATTGCAACTGCTGGGCGGCGAGGGCGACTGGCTGATGCGCTGCTACGCCCAGGACATGCCTGCCGTGGCCTTCTGCGATGCCGTGCTGGCCGAGCTGTCGCGCCCGGCGCAGCCCATAGCCCTGGATGACGAACCGGGCTTGCTCAATTTCCTGGTGACGGGCGCCCGCCATTGA
- the catA gene encoding catechol 1,2-dioxygenase — MTVKISHTADVQAFFKEVAGLGHAEGNPRFKQIILRVLQDTARLVEDLEITEDEFWHAVDYLNRLGGRNEAGLLAAGLGIEHFLDLLQDAKDAEAGLTGGTPRTIEGPLYVAGAPLAQGEARMDDGSDPGVVMFLQGQVFDAEGKPLAGATVDLWHANTQGTYSYFDSTQSEYNLRRRIITDAEGRYRARSIVPSGYGCDPQGPTQECLDLLGRHGQRPAHVHFFISAPGHRHLTTQINLAGDKYLWDDFAYATRDGLVGELRFVEDAAAARDRGVEGERFAELAFDFHLQAAKAPDAEARSHRPRALQGA; from the coding sequence GCAGATCATCCTGCGTGTGCTGCAGGACACTGCACGCCTGGTCGAAGACCTGGAAATCACCGAAGACGAGTTCTGGCATGCCGTCGACTACCTCAACCGCCTGGGTGGCCGTAACGAAGCCGGCCTGCTGGCGGCGGGGCTGGGCATCGAGCACTTCCTCGACCTGCTGCAGGATGCCAAGGACGCCGAGGCCGGCCTGACTGGCGGCACCCCGCGCACCATCGAAGGCCCGCTGTATGTGGCGGGGGCGCCGCTGGCGCAGGGTGAAGCGCGCATGGACGACGGCAGCGACCCGGGCGTGGTGATGTTCCTCCAGGGCCAGGTGTTCGACGCCGAAGGCAAGCCGTTGGCCGGCGCCACTGTTGACCTGTGGCATGCCAACACCCAGGGCACCTATTCGTACTTCGACTCGACCCAGTCCGAGTACAACCTGCGCCGGCGCATCATCACCGATGCCGAAGGGCGTTACCGCGCGCGCTCCATCGTGCCGTCGGGGTACGGCTGCGACCCGCAGGGGCCAACCCAGGAATGCCTGGACCTGCTCGGCCGCCACGGCCAGCGCCCGGCGCATGTGCACTTCTTCATCTCGGCGCCGGGGCACCGCCATCTGACCACGCAGATAAACCTGGCCGGCGACAAGTACCTGTGGGATGACTTTGCCTATGCCACCCGTGACGGGCTGGTCGGCGAGCTGCGCTTTGTCGAGGATGCGGCGGCAGCGCGTGATCGCGGCGTAGAGGGCGAACGCTTTGCCGAACTGGCGTTCGACTTCCACCTGCAGGCGGCCAAGGCGCCGGACGCCGAGGCGCGCAGCCACCGCCCGCGTGCGTTGCAGGGGGCCTGA